One Streptomyces sp. CNQ-509 DNA window includes the following coding sequences:
- a CDS encoding glycoside hydrolase family 6 protein, with product MLTGTAAPAAGAAAARVDNPYAGATPYVNPQWAARATADGGEAIADQPTFVWMDRRAAIGGIGAAWGLERHLDEALDQGADLFQVVIYNLPGRDCSALASNGELKPEELGLYKSEYIDPIADILADPKYASLRIVTLIEPDSLPNMVTNAGGTDGSTDACVQMKQLGNYEKGVGYALSTLADIPNVYNYVDAAHHGWLGWDSNLAPAVDEFKKAATSEGATVSDVHGFIVNTANYSALHEPYFEVGGNVGSTPVRQAEWIDWNQYADELSYAQALRDLLVSRGGFDPGIGMLIDTSRNGWGGAARPTGPGPTTSVDAFVDGGRVDRRIHAGNWCNQSGAGLGERPVAAPESGIDAYVWAKPPGESDGSSRPIDNDEGKGFDRMCDPTYEGNPRNGNNPTGALADSPLAGHWFSAQFRQLVANAYPPVDGGGPGPGDDTQAPTVPTGLRVTGTTGASASLSWTASSDNVGVTAYDVFRDGTQVGSTAGTSFTDSGLRASTSYAYAVRARDAAGNASARTSTVTATTGSDGGGGGAVKVQYKNTDSAVTDNQIRMGLQLVNTGSTPVNLASVKVRYWFSGDSGATSFSTWCDWAVVGCGSVTHGVSASGSSAPGADRYLEVGFGSGTLAPGASTGEIQVRLAKSDWSAFNEADDYSRATNTGYADNPRVGVYSSGTLTWGTAP from the coding sequence GTGCTCACCGGCACCGCGGCGCCCGCCGCGGGCGCGGCGGCCGCCCGCGTGGACAACCCGTACGCCGGCGCCACCCCGTACGTGAACCCCCAGTGGGCCGCGAGGGCCACCGCCGACGGCGGTGAGGCGATCGCCGACCAGCCCACCTTCGTCTGGATGGACCGCCGCGCCGCCATCGGCGGAATCGGCGCGGCCTGGGGTCTGGAACGGCACCTGGACGAGGCGCTCGACCAGGGTGCCGACCTCTTCCAGGTCGTCATCTACAACCTGCCGGGCCGCGACTGCTCCGCGCTCGCCTCCAACGGCGAGCTGAAGCCCGAGGAACTCGGCCTCTACAAGTCCGAGTACATCGACCCGATCGCCGACATCCTGGCCGACCCCAAGTACGCCAGCCTGCGGATCGTCACGCTCATCGAGCCGGACTCGCTGCCCAACATGGTCACCAACGCCGGCGGCACCGACGGCTCCACCGACGCCTGCGTACAGATGAAGCAGCTCGGCAACTACGAGAAGGGCGTCGGCTACGCGCTGAGCACGCTGGCCGACATCCCCAACGTCTACAACTACGTCGACGCCGCCCACCACGGCTGGCTCGGCTGGGACTCCAACCTGGCGCCCGCCGTGGACGAGTTCAAGAAGGCCGCCACCTCCGAGGGTGCCACCGTCTCCGACGTGCACGGATTCATCGTCAACACGGCCAACTACTCCGCCCTGCACGAGCCGTACTTCGAGGTGGGCGGCAACGTGGGCAGCACCCCGGTGCGGCAGGCGGAGTGGATCGACTGGAACCAGTACGCCGACGAACTGTCCTACGCCCAGGCGCTGCGCGACCTGCTCGTCTCCCGCGGCGGCTTCGACCCGGGCATCGGCATGCTGATCGACACCTCCCGCAACGGCTGGGGCGGCGCGGCCCGGCCCACCGGCCCCGGGCCGACGACCTCCGTGGACGCCTTCGTCGACGGCGGCCGCGTCGACCGGCGCATCCACGCCGGGAACTGGTGCAACCAGTCCGGCGCGGGTCTGGGCGAACGGCCCGTCGCCGCACCCGAGTCGGGGATCGACGCGTACGTGTGGGCCAAGCCCCCGGGCGAGTCGGACGGCTCCAGCCGCCCCATCGACAACGATGAGGGCAAGGGCTTCGACCGGATGTGCGACCCCACGTACGAGGGCAACCCGCGCAACGGCAACAACCCCACCGGCGCCCTCGCGGACTCCCCGCTCGCCGGCCACTGGTTCTCCGCGCAGTTCCGCCAGCTCGTCGCGAACGCCTACCCGCCGGTCGACGGCGGCGGTCCCGGCCCCGGCGACGACACCCAGGCGCCGACCGTGCCCACCGGGCTCCGGGTGACCGGGACGACGGGCGCCAGCGCCTCCCTGTCCTGGACGGCGTCGAGCGACAACGTCGGCGTCACCGCGTACGACGTCTTCCGCGACGGCACGCAGGTCGGCTCGACGGCCGGCACATCGTTCACGGACAGCGGGCTGCGGGCGAGCACGTCGTACGCCTACGCCGTCCGCGCCCGCGACGCGGCGGGCAACGCCTCGGCGCGTACGTCCACGGTGACCGCCACCACCGGCAGCGACGGCGGCGGGGGCGGCGCGGTGAAGGTGCAGTACAAGAACACCGACTCGGCCGTGACCGACAACCAGATCCGGATGGGCCTCCAGCTCGTCAACACCGGCAGCACGCCGGTGAACCTGGCCTCGGTCAAGGTCCGCTACTGGTTCAGCGGCGACTCCGGCGCGACGTCGTTCTCCACGTGGTGCGACTGGGCCGTCGTCGGCTGCGGGAGCGTCACGCACGGCGTGAGCGCGTCCGGCTCCTCCGCACCCGGCGCGGACCGGTACCTGGAGGTCGGCTTCGGCTCCGGCACGCTGGCGCCGGGCGCGTCGACGGGCGAGATCCAGGTGCGGCTGGCGAAGAGCGACTGGTCGGCCTTCAACGAGGCGGACGACTACAGCCGCGCGACGAACACCGGCTACGCGGACAACCCGCGGGTCGGCGTCTACTCCTCCGGCACCCTCACCTGGGGCACCGCCCCCTGA
- a CDS encoding M20/M25/M40 family metallo-hydrolase: MSPHPRGTNRRTVLAAGAAATAAAGITAGPAAASGPAAPADQGAGRPPATAQRPGRELRALLAEVDAGRIEADVRRLAAFGTRHTLSVQDDPDRGIGAARDWIHRRMRRHAAASGGRMTVELQSYVQQPANRIPVPTRITNVLATLRGDTDPDRVYVVSGHYDSRASDVMDATSDAPGADDDASGVAVAMELARVLATRRTAATIVLAAVAGEEQGLYGAAHMAEQFRAGGVRVQGMFTNDIVGSSTADDGTRDPRTVRLFAEGVPTAETPAEANTRRSVGGENDSPARQLARFVRDVAENDATGMGVRVIYRRDRYLRGGDHIPFLERRFPAARFTEPAEDYAHQHQDVRVEGGKQYGDLPDFCDFDYVARVARVNLAAVWTLAQAPGTPTGVGIVTSALTNDTELVWDRGTEPDLAGYEVVRRETTAPEWTEVEPVGDVTRHTVRASKDNLFFGVRAVNRAGQRSPVAFPVPRS; encoded by the coding sequence GTGTCGCCGCACCCGCGAGGTACGAACCGGAGGACCGTCCTGGCGGCCGGTGCCGCCGCCACCGCCGCCGCCGGGATCACGGCCGGGCCCGCCGCCGCGAGCGGCCCCGCCGCGCCCGCGGACCAGGGCGCCGGCCGGCCGCCCGCCACCGCCCAGCGGCCGGGACGGGAGCTGCGGGCCCTGCTCGCCGAGGTGGACGCCGGCCGGATCGAGGCCGACGTACGCCGCCTCGCCGCCTTCGGCACCCGGCACACCCTCTCCGTCCAGGACGACCCCGACCGCGGCATCGGCGCGGCCCGCGACTGGATCCACCGCCGGATGCGCCGGCACGCCGCCGCCTCCGGCGGGCGGATGACCGTCGAGCTGCAGTCGTACGTCCAGCAGCCCGCCAACCGCATCCCCGTCCCCACCCGCATCACCAACGTCCTCGCCACCCTGCGCGGCGACACCGACCCCGACCGCGTCTACGTCGTCTCCGGCCACTACGACTCCCGCGCCAGCGACGTCATGGACGCCACCTCCGACGCCCCGGGCGCCGACGACGACGCTTCCGGCGTCGCCGTCGCCATGGAGCTGGCCCGGGTGCTGGCCACCCGCCGCACCGCCGCGACGATCGTGCTGGCCGCGGTGGCGGGGGAGGAGCAGGGGCTGTACGGGGCCGCGCACATGGCGGAGCAGTTCCGGGCCGGCGGCGTCCGGGTCCAGGGCATGTTCACCAACGACATCGTCGGCAGCTCCACCGCCGACGACGGCACCCGCGACCCCCGGACCGTACGGCTCTTCGCCGAGGGCGTCCCCACCGCCGAGACCCCCGCCGAGGCCAACACGCGCCGCTCCGTCGGCGGCGAGAACGACTCCCCGGCGCGGCAGCTCGCCCGCTTCGTCCGCGACGTGGCGGAGAACGACGCCACCGGCATGGGCGTCCGCGTGATCTACCGCCGCGACCGTTACCTCCGCGGCGGCGACCACATCCCGTTCCTCGAACGCCGCTTCCCCGCCGCCCGCTTCACCGAGCCCGCCGAGGACTACGCGCACCAGCACCAGGACGTCCGTGTGGAGGGCGGCAAGCAGTACGGCGACCTGCCCGACTTCTGTGACTTCGACTACGTCGCGCGCGTCGCGCGGGTCAACCTCGCCGCCGTCTGGACCCTCGCCCAGGCCCCGGGCACGCCGACGGGCGTGGGCATCGTCACCTCCGCGCTGACCAACGACACCGAGCTGGTGTGGGACCGCGGTACGGAGCCGGACCTCGCCGGGTACGAGGTGGTGCGGCGGGAGACGACGGCGCCGGAGTGGACGGAGGTGGAGCCGGTCGGCGACGTGACCCGGCACACCGTGCGCGCGTCGAAGGACAACCTCTTCTTCGGCGTACGGGCCGTGAACCGCGCCGGGCAGCGCAGCCCGGTGGCCTTCCCGGTCCCGCGGAGCTGA
- the sigJ gene encoding RNA polymerase sigma factor SigJ: MTNRDAQEAAPDTLEGAPRDTEERLARSFEANRPRLLRVAYTMTGSLVEAEDCVQEAWLRLRRLDDPGHVRDLTAWLTTTVSRLALDALSSARARREQYVGTWLPEPLVAERSDDPADRVTLDESVSMALLVVLERLSPAERTAFVLHDVFSVPFPEIAEVVGRSPAAVRQLASRARRQVEDGRPRTPATEAQQRELVAAFTAACQDGDLPGLIALLDPDVVLRGDGGGKAVTLQRTERKSGRVAQMIVAYAGYVGPLDIRPIKVNGTAGLAMRGNDGYLSVLSFTVDAGRITAIDIMRNPDKLARVPDLD; encoded by the coding sequence ATGACGAATCGGGACGCGCAGGAAGCCGCACCGGACACCCTAGAGGGCGCCCCGCGGGACACGGAAGAACGGCTCGCGCGGTCTTTCGAGGCCAACCGGCCGCGGCTGCTCCGTGTGGCGTACACGATGACCGGCTCCCTGGTGGAGGCCGAGGACTGCGTGCAGGAGGCGTGGCTGCGGCTGCGGCGGCTCGACGACCCCGGCCATGTCCGCGACCTGACGGCCTGGCTGACGACGACGGTCAGCCGGCTGGCGCTGGACGCGCTGAGCAGCGCGCGGGCACGGCGCGAGCAGTACGTGGGCACGTGGCTGCCCGAGCCGCTGGTGGCGGAGCGCTCGGACGATCCGGCCGACCGGGTGACGCTGGACGAGTCGGTGAGCATGGCGCTGCTGGTGGTGCTGGAGCGGCTGTCGCCCGCCGAGCGCACCGCGTTCGTGCTGCACGACGTCTTCAGCGTGCCGTTCCCCGAGATCGCCGAGGTCGTCGGCCGCTCGCCGGCGGCGGTACGGCAGTTGGCGTCGCGGGCGCGGCGGCAGGTGGAGGACGGCAGGCCGCGGACGCCGGCGACGGAGGCGCAGCAGCGGGAGCTGGTGGCGGCGTTCACGGCGGCGTGCCAGGACGGCGACCTGCCGGGGCTGATCGCGCTCCTCGACCCGGACGTGGTGCTGCGGGGCGACGGCGGCGGCAAGGCCGTCACGCTCCAGCGCACCGAGCGCAAGTCGGGCCGGGTGGCGCAGATGATCGTCGCGTACGCGGGCTACGTGGGCCCGTTGGACATCCGTCCGATCAAGGTCAACGGCACGGCGGGGCTGGCGATGCGGGGCAACGACGGGTATCTGTCGGTGCTGTCGTTCACGGTGGACGCGGGGCGGATCACGGCGATCGACATCATGCGCAACCCCGACAAGCTGGCGAGGGTCCCGGACCTGGACTGA
- a CDS encoding MMPL family transporter: MTDNREETAEPPLQKGVFVRVGGFAYRRKWIAVILWVAVLFGVYGVATAVGDTYKDDMSLPGTEAQAAADLLAEHGAERAGDTIDIVLHDEGGLAQVQQRVDPMLAEVAELPNVGGVQSVYENPNAISEDGTIGYATVQLEVPSVDMPVEDTERILDAAQEIEGEGLQVELGGEAVRALAEGETGVGEMVGLVAALVILVVMFGTFIAAGLPIVIALFAVGSTVGVIILASHLFTIASWTPPVMFLVGLGVGIDYALLIFARYRTELVKGVEPERATITAMDSAGRSVFFAGCTVLLALLGLTALGLGSIQGMALSVALTVLMTMIASLTLLPALLSIFGKRFARQFLARAEKRKAKGKAQDGERWRKLATAVQKRPLAALLTAAVLLGALAFPALSIRLGFNDAGNDPSDSTSRQAYDLLSDGFGPGFNGPLLVVTEGGDGTAEEAATAAAQTLGETEGVAATAPPIPTPDGEAAMVLVYPVTSPQDEKTTELVGTLRDDVLPGLTADNGAEYFVGGGTAASEDYAGKLADRMPLFMIIVVGLAIVLLMAVFRSILIPLKAAFLNLLSIGAALGVMKLVFQDGRFGFEGGPIEAYVPVMIFAIVFGLSMDYEIFLISRMHEEWVNSKDGDPSRAVREGLAHTGSVITAAGSIMIVIFAAFILSPTRMLQQSGLAFAVAIFVDAVIIRCMIVPAAMELMGKRAWWLPAPLAKILPKVELEKH; the protein is encoded by the coding sequence ATGACCGATAATCGAGAAGAGACCGCGGAACCGCCCCTGCAAAAGGGGGTGTTCGTCCGGGTCGGGGGTTTCGCCTACCGACGCAAATGGATCGCCGTGATCCTGTGGGTGGCGGTCCTGTTCGGCGTGTACGGCGTGGCCACCGCCGTGGGCGACACCTACAAGGACGACATGTCCCTCCCGGGCACCGAGGCGCAGGCCGCCGCCGACCTGCTGGCGGAGCACGGTGCGGAGCGCGCCGGGGACACCATCGACATCGTCCTGCACGACGAGGGCGGGCTCGCCCAGGTGCAGCAGCGCGTCGACCCGATGCTCGCGGAGGTCGCGGAGCTGCCCAACGTCGGCGGCGTCCAGAGCGTCTACGAGAACCCGAACGCCATCTCCGAGGACGGCACGATCGGCTACGCCACCGTGCAGCTCGAGGTGCCGTCGGTGGACATGCCGGTGGAGGACACCGAGCGCATCCTCGACGCCGCACAGGAGATCGAGGGCGAGGGACTCCAGGTCGAGCTGGGCGGTGAAGCCGTCCGGGCGCTGGCGGAGGGTGAGACCGGCGTCGGCGAGATGGTGGGCCTCGTGGCCGCGCTGGTCATCCTGGTGGTGATGTTCGGCACCTTCATCGCGGCCGGCCTGCCCATCGTGATCGCCCTCTTCGCGGTCGGCTCGACGGTCGGGGTCATCATCCTGGCGTCGCACCTCTTCACCATCGCGTCCTGGACGCCGCCGGTCATGTTCCTCGTCGGCCTCGGCGTCGGCATCGACTACGCGCTGCTGATCTTCGCGCGCTACCGGACCGAGCTCGTGAAGGGCGTGGAGCCGGAGCGGGCCACCATCACGGCCATGGACTCCGCGGGCCGGTCGGTCTTCTTCGCCGGCTGCACCGTCCTCCTGGCGCTCCTCGGCCTCACCGCCCTCGGGCTCGGCTCGATCCAGGGCATGGCGCTCTCCGTGGCACTGACCGTGCTGATGACGATGATCGCCTCGCTGACCCTGCTGCCCGCGCTGCTCAGCATCTTCGGCAAGCGCTTCGCCCGCCAGTTCCTCGCGCGGGCCGAGAAGCGCAAGGCCAAGGGCAAGGCCCAGGACGGCGAGCGGTGGCGGAAGCTCGCGACGGCGGTGCAGAAGCGCCCGCTGGCCGCCCTGCTGACGGCGGCGGTGCTCCTCGGCGCCCTCGCCTTCCCGGCGCTGAGCATCCGCCTCGGCTTCAACGACGCGGGCAACGACCCGAGCGACTCCACCAGCCGCCAGGCGTACGACCTGCTCTCCGACGGCTTCGGCCCCGGGTTCAACGGCCCGCTGCTGGTCGTGACCGAGGGCGGCGACGGCACCGCGGAAGAGGCCGCCACCGCGGCGGCGCAGACGCTGGGCGAGACCGAGGGCGTCGCGGCCACCGCGCCCCCGATTCCCACGCCTGACGGCGAGGCCGCGATGGTCCTCGTCTACCCCGTCACCTCGCCGCAGGACGAGAAGACCACGGAGCTGGTCGGCACCCTCCGCGACGACGTGCTGCCGGGGCTGACGGCGGACAACGGCGCGGAGTACTTCGTGGGCGGCGGAACGGCCGCGTCCGAGGACTACGCCGGCAAGCTCGCCGACCGGATGCCGCTGTTCATGATCATCGTCGTGGGGCTCGCGATCGTCCTGCTCATGGCGGTCTTCCGATCGATTCTCATCCCGCTGAAGGCCGCGTTCCTCAACCTCCTCAGCATCGGCGCCGCGCTGGGCGTGATGAAGCTGGTCTTCCAGGACGGGCGGTTCGGCTTCGAGGGCGGACCGATCGAGGCGTACGTGCCGGTGATGATCTTCGCGATCGTCTTCGGCCTCTCGATGGACTACGAGATCTTCCTCATCTCCCGCATGCACGAGGAATGGGTCAACTCCAAGGACGGCGACCCCTCGCGCGCCGTACGGGAGGGCCTGGCCCACACCGGCTCGGTGATCACGGCGGCGGGCTCGATCATGATCGTGATCTTCGCGGCCTTCATCCTCAGCCCGACCCGGATGCTCCAGCAGTCGGGCCTGGCCTTCGCGGTGGCGATCTTCGTCGACGCGGTCATCATCCGGTGCATGATCGTGCCCGCGGCGATGGAGCTGATGGGCAAGCGCGCCTGGTGGCTGCCGGCGCCGCTCGCGAAGATCCTGCCGAAGGTGGAGCTGGAGAAGCACTGA
- a CDS encoding FadR/GntR family transcriptional regulator, with protein sequence MELQGVGHGKRENATSPPPPATDSAVLHSSVLDTIGEEITGNALPEGHVLTLEQIRERFGVSRTVARETMRILESMGLVRSRRRVGITVQPRASWNVYDPRVIWWRLSGPGRNAQLRSLTELRIAVEPLAAGAAARSASAAERERATEIAATLRTLGEAGDLDRFLEADIAFHTLLLQASGNEMFGALADVVAVVLQGRTQLGLMPHHPEPAALELHEAVADAVAGGRPRDAETGMRELLAEVRHAMLPLWEPRTRRG encoded by the coding sequence GTGGAGCTACAGGGCGTTGGCCATGGGAAGCGGGAGAACGCGACGTCCCCGCCGCCCCCCGCCACCGACTCCGCCGTCCTGCACAGCTCGGTCCTCGACACCATCGGCGAGGAGATCACCGGCAACGCCCTCCCCGAGGGCCACGTGCTCACCCTGGAGCAGATCCGCGAGCGCTTCGGCGTCTCCCGCACCGTCGCCCGCGAGACCATGCGGATCCTGGAGTCGATGGGCCTGGTCCGCTCCCGCCGCCGGGTCGGCATCACCGTCCAGCCCCGCGCCTCGTGGAACGTCTACGACCCCCGCGTCATCTGGTGGCGCCTCTCAGGCCCCGGCCGCAACGCCCAGCTCCGCTCGCTGACCGAACTCCGCATCGCCGTCGAGCCGCTCGCCGCCGGTGCCGCCGCCCGCAGCGCCTCCGCCGCGGAACGCGAACGGGCCACCGAGATCGCCGCCACCCTCCGCACCCTCGGCGAGGCCGGCGACCTCGACCGCTTCCTGGAGGCGGACATCGCCTTCCACACCCTGCTGCTCCAGGCCAGCGGCAACGAGATGTTCGGCGCGCTCGCCGACGTCGTCGCCGTCGTCCTCCAGGGCCGTACCCAGCTCGGCCTCATGCCCCACCACCCCGAGCCCGCGGCCCTCGAGCTGCACGAGGCCGTCGCCGACGCGGTCGCGGGCGGCCGGCCGCGGGACGCGGAGACCGGGATGCGGGAGCTGCTGGCGGAGGTGCGGCACGCGATGCTGCCGCTGTGGGAGCCGCGTACGCGCAGGGGGTGA
- a CDS encoding gluconokinase, with translation MSPPSTHRRATPGTHTGLVVMGVSGAGKSTVARLLADRLGWALAEADDFHPRTNIAKMRAGTPLTDADREPWLRAIAAWLAGWADAGENAVVTCSALKRAYRDILREAGPRVRFVHLHGDNDTLARRLGGRSGHFMPPALLDSQLADLEPLAGDEDGVAVDIGGTPEEVAEESLRRLGLPQPPPAG, from the coding sequence ATGTCCCCGCCTTCCACGCACCGGCGGGCCACTCCGGGCACCCACACCGGGCTCGTGGTCATGGGCGTCTCCGGCGCCGGCAAGAGCACCGTCGCCCGGCTTCTGGCCGACCGGCTCGGCTGGGCGCTCGCGGAGGCCGACGACTTCCACCCCCGTACGAACATCGCGAAGATGCGCGCCGGTACACCCCTCACCGACGCCGACCGCGAGCCGTGGCTGCGGGCGATCGCCGCGTGGCTGGCGGGGTGGGCGGACGCCGGTGAGAACGCGGTCGTCACCTGCTCCGCCCTCAAGCGCGCCTACCGCGACATCCTCCGCGAAGCGGGCCCGCGCGTGCGCTTCGTCCACCTGCACGGCGACAACGACACGCTCGCCCGCCGACTGGGCGGCAGGTCGGGGCACTTCATGCCGCCGGCGTTGCTGGATTCGCAGTTGGCGGACCTGGAGCCGCTGGCGGGGGACGAGGACGGGGTGGCGGTGGACATCGGGGGGACGCCGGAGGAGGTGGCGGAGGAGTCGCTACGCCGCCTGGGCCTGCCCCAGCCCCCACCGGCCGGCTAA
- a CDS encoding GntP family permease, with amino-acid sequence MTTVHLAQEVEDWTQTMSAGPLLAIAGAAVAVLLFLVIYLRVHAFLALVTISILTAFAAGIPAAQVIPVATAGFGTTLGSVALLVGLGAMLGRLVEVSGGAQSLADAMIRKFGEDRAPFALGVASLIFGFPIFFDAGLVVMLPIVFTIARRLGGGVLRYGLPAAGAFSIMHVFVPPHPGPVAATELLGADVGLVVAIGVVMAIPIWYVTSYLYGLWIGEKIVLQVPDILTGGPQEEKDTDPPSAATVIGLLLLPLVLIFANTGLDTARAAGWVEDTESWYNVARALGSTPVALLLTVFVASYVLGTRRGKGLEMIEKLVDSALGPVCAIILITGAGGMFGGVLRASGIGDALADAMSDLGLPVIIVAYVVATALRIAQGSATVALTTAAGLIQPVVLDADYNAVQLAAIVLATAAGSVTASHVNDSGFWLVGRFFNMDVKTTLKTWTVMETTIGLSAFGLASLLFVIA; translated from the coding sequence ATGACGACGGTGCATCTCGCCCAAGAGGTCGAAGACTGGACCCAGACGATGTCCGCGGGCCCGCTGCTCGCGATAGCCGGCGCGGCCGTGGCCGTGCTCCTCTTCCTGGTGATCTACCTGCGCGTGCACGCCTTCCTCGCGCTGGTCACCATCAGCATCCTCACCGCCTTCGCCGCCGGCATCCCGGCCGCCCAGGTGATCCCCGTGGCGACCGCCGGCTTCGGCACGACGCTGGGAAGCGTCGCGCTGCTCGTCGGTCTCGGCGCGATGCTGGGCCGGCTGGTGGAGGTGAGCGGCGGCGCGCAGAGCCTCGCGGACGCCATGATCCGGAAGTTCGGCGAGGACCGCGCCCCGTTCGCGCTCGGCGTCGCGTCGCTCATCTTCGGCTTCCCGATCTTCTTCGACGCCGGCCTCGTCGTGATGCTGCCGATCGTCTTCACCATCGCCCGCCGCCTCGGCGGCGGCGTCCTGCGCTACGGGCTGCCCGCCGCCGGCGCGTTCTCCATCATGCACGTCTTCGTGCCGCCGCACCCCGGCCCGGTCGCCGCCACCGAGCTGCTGGGCGCGGACGTGGGTCTGGTCGTGGCGATCGGCGTGGTCATGGCCATCCCGATCTGGTACGTCACCAGCTACCTCTACGGCCTGTGGATCGGCGAGAAGATCGTCCTCCAGGTGCCGGACATCCTCACCGGCGGCCCGCAGGAGGAGAAGGACACCGACCCGCCGAGCGCGGCCACCGTCATCGGCCTGCTCCTCCTCCCGCTGGTGCTGATCTTCGCCAACACCGGCCTGGACACCGCCCGCGCGGCGGGCTGGGTGGAGGACACGGAGTCCTGGTACAACGTCGCCCGCGCCCTCGGCTCGACGCCGGTGGCGCTGCTGCTGACGGTCTTCGTCGCGTCGTACGTCCTGGGGACGCGCCGCGGCAAGGGCCTGGAGATGATCGAGAAGCTCGTCGACTCGGCGCTCGGCCCGGTCTGCGCGATCATCCTCATCACCGGCGCCGGCGGCATGTTCGGCGGCGTCCTGCGCGCCAGCGGCATCGGCGACGCCCTCGCCGACGCCATGAGCGACCTGGGCCTGCCGGTCATCATCGTCGCGTACGTCGTCGCCACCGCACTCCGCATCGCCCAGGGCTCCGCGACGGTCGCCCTGACGACGGCCGCGGGACTGATCCAGCCGGTGGTGCTGGACGCGGACTACAACGCGGTACAGCTCGCGGCGATCGTGCTGGCCACGGCGGCGGGGTCGGTGACGGCCAGCCACGTGAACGACTCGGGCTTCTGGCTGGTGGGGAGGTTCTTCAACATGGACGTGAAGACGACGCTGAAGACCTGGACGGTGATGGAGACGACGATCGGCCTCTCGGCCTTCGGCCTCGCCTCACTCCTCTTCGTCATCGCCTGA
- a CDS encoding SAM-dependent methyltransferase: protein MATEGFRFEEIDVSRPHPARIYDYLLGGKDNYEVDRQAGEQLVAAAPEARIGLRANRAFLQRAVRHVVADGIRQILDIGTGLPTAPNVHETAQETAPETRVVYVDNDPIVRAHADALLSQAGATSIVQADVRDVRSILDHPDVRRVLDFDEPVAVFLVAVLHFLTDADRPREIVAALRDALPSGSFLVLSHATGDFADRTDAQAVYDKATAGLNLRTYAEIEPFFDGFGLVEPGLVQVPFWRPDMPPPERYQEIGIYAGVGRKD from the coding sequence GTGGCAACGGAGGGCTTCCGTTTCGAGGAGATCGACGTCAGCAGGCCGCATCCGGCGCGGATCTACGACTACCTGCTGGGCGGCAAGGACAACTACGAGGTCGACCGCCAGGCCGGCGAACAGCTCGTCGCCGCCGCCCCCGAGGCGCGGATCGGGCTGCGCGCCAACCGGGCGTTCCTCCAGCGCGCCGTCCGCCACGTCGTCGCCGACGGCATCCGCCAGATCCTCGACATCGGTACGGGCCTGCCCACCGCGCCGAACGTGCACGAGACCGCCCAGGAGACCGCGCCGGAAACCCGGGTGGTGTACGTCGACAACGACCCCATCGTCCGCGCCCACGCCGACGCGCTCCTCAGCCAGGCCGGCGCGACGAGCATCGTGCAGGCCGACGTCCGCGACGTGCGGTCCATCCTGGACCACCCCGACGTCCGCCGGGTCCTCGACTTCGACGAGCCGGTCGCGGTGTTCCTCGTGGCCGTGCTCCACTTCCTCACCGACGCGGACCGGCCCCGGGAGATCGTCGCCGCCCTGCGCGACGCGCTGCCGTCCGGCAGCTTCCTGGTGCTCTCGCACGCCACCGGCGACTTCGCCGACCGCACCGACGCGCAGGCCGTCTACGACAAGGCCACCGCGGGCCTGAACCTGCGCACGTACGCGGAGATCGAGCCGTTCTTCGACGGCTTCGGCCTGGTCGAACCCGGCTTGGTGCAGGTCCCGTTCTGGCGCCCGGACATGCCGCCGCCCGAGCGGTACCAGGAGATCGGCATCTACGCGGGCGTCGGCCGCAAGGACTGA
- a CDS encoding class I SAM-dependent methyltransferase, with protein sequence MRADTPRIDRPADLDAVRTSYDHVADNYVQLMRTTGMGDIRRYPWLKAAVDVFADAVGDSGPVLDVGCGPGQVTAYLAERGLDASGVDLSPGMIENARRLHPQCRFSVSSATDLELADGSLGGVLGWWSLFNLPRDVLPQVLGLFARALKPGGHFLTGTHVGEGDLVRTEAYGKEGVRWTTHRWRPEEFVAVIEGAGLRPVAELRLPADGQTGPGVVVMAKKPEA encoded by the coding sequence ATGCGCGCTGACACCCCCCGTATCGACCGCCCCGCAGACCTCGACGCCGTCCGCACGTCCTATGACCACGTGGCCGACAACTACGTGCAGTTGATGCGGACGACGGGAATGGGCGACATCCGCCGGTACCCCTGGCTGAAGGCCGCGGTCGACGTGTTCGCCGACGCCGTGGGCGACTCCGGCCCCGTCCTCGACGTCGGCTGCGGGCCGGGCCAGGTGACCGCGTACCTTGCCGAACGCGGCCTGGACGCCTCCGGCGTGGACCTCTCGCCCGGCATGATCGAGAACGCCCGCCGGCTGCACCCGCAGTGCCGCTTCAGCGTCTCCTCCGCGACCGACCTCGAACTCGCCGACGGGTCGCTGGGCGGCGTGCTGGGGTGGTGGTCGCTGTTCAACCTTCCGCGGGACGTCCTGCCGCAGGTGCTCGGTCTGTTCGCGCGGGCGCTGAAGCCGGGCGGGCACTTCCTCACCGGGACGCACGTGGGGGAGGGGGATCTGGTCCGGACGGAGGCGTACGGCAAGGAGGGCGTGCGCTGGACGACGCACAGGTGGCGGCCGGAGGAGTTCGTCGCCGTGATCGAGGGAGCGGGGCTGCGGCCGGTCGCGGAACTGCGGCTGCCGGCCGACGGGCAGACCGGTCCGGGGGTGGTGGTCATGGCGAAGAAGCCGGAGGCGTAG